From Selenomonas ruminantium AC2024, a single genomic window includes:
- a CDS encoding MATE family efflux transporter, with product MKIELSEHFTYKKILLYSLPNIGTMLAITSFQMADGFFVSNWLGVSSFAAVNLVFPLLMMLVAPGFMIGEGGSAFISKLKGEGNIEKARQYFTLLVAVIFIWGAFFSTLMVIFLPEIVRMLGASEELVPYCLRYGRILFLFIAPLLITTSFQSLWVMAEKSETGFYLSVVQGVTHVILDWLFIVVLEYEIEGAATATGLATIVNTLITLWYFSRPNASGLHFVRFRFDLYRLAKICYNGISEMVDAVSVNILELVYNLQLMLLLGQLGVAAIGVHSYVGEVFLSVFFAINTTTVTVVGYKYGAGDFDGIRDLMKKNIVLTLGLGFVMTAVGVSLADDIATLYLGYDPEAHAFATRALRICALEFFLYGFCLVTSGFFTGLDRGTISAVIAVCQSLIAPIIFIYLFPVLFGADNIWYAAPAATVVGAILGTAFLIKKMPLLGTEED from the coding sequence ATGAAAATAGAGCTTTCCGAACATTTTACGTATAAAAAAATCTTACTTTACAGCCTGCCGAATATCGGCACCATGCTGGCGATTACTTCGTTTCAGATGGCAGATGGTTTTTTCGTATCCAACTGGCTGGGGGTAAGCTCCTTTGCGGCTGTCAATCTGGTATTTCCGCTGTTGATGATGCTGGTGGCGCCGGGCTTCATGATTGGTGAGGGCGGCAGTGCCTTTATCTCCAAGCTCAAGGGGGAGGGCAATATCGAAAAAGCCCGGCAGTATTTTACGCTGCTGGTGGCGGTGATATTTATCTGGGGCGCTTTCTTTAGTACCCTGATGGTTATCTTCCTGCCGGAGATTGTCCGCATGCTGGGGGCATCGGAAGAACTTGTGCCCTATTGTCTGCGATATGGGCGCATTCTGTTCCTGTTCATTGCGCCACTCCTCATAACCACGTCATTTCAAAGTCTGTGGGTCATGGCCGAGAAATCGGAGACAGGTTTTTATCTTTCGGTGGTGCAGGGCGTGACACATGTTATTCTGGACTGGCTGTTCATCGTCGTGCTGGAATATGAGATTGAGGGAGCGGCGACGGCAACCGGTCTGGCAACTATCGTGAACACGCTCATTACCTTGTGGTATTTCTCCCGTCCCAATGCCTCCGGCTTGCATTTTGTGCGTTTCCGCTTTGACCTCTATCGTCTGGCGAAGATTTGCTACAATGGCATATCCGAGATGGTCGATGCCGTTTCGGTCAACATTCTGGAGCTTGTCTACAATCTGCAGCTCATGCTGCTGCTGGGACAATTGGGCGTGGCCGCTATCGGTGTGCACAGCTATGTCGGCGAGGTGTTTTTATCCGTTTTCTTTGCCATCAATACGACGACGGTGACGGTGGTCGGTTACAAGTATGGTGCAGGGGATTTTGACGGCATAAGAGATTTGATGAAGAAGAACATCGTTTTGACGCTGGGATTGGGCTTCGTCATGACCGCTGTCGGTGTTTCCTTGGCCGATGACATTGCCACCTTGTATCTCGGCTACGACCCGGAAGCACATGCTTTTGCGACTAGAGCCCTCAGAATTTGCGCACTGGAATTTTTCCTGTATGGTTTTTGCCTTGTAACCTCAGGCTTTTTTACGGGGCTGGACCGGGGAACGATTTCGGCAGTCATTGCCGTCTGTCAGTCGCTGATTGCGCCGATTATCTTCATCTACTTGTTCCCGGTGCTGTTCGGTGCGGACAATATCTGGTACGCTGCCCCGGCGGCTACGGTGGTCGGAGCTATTCTTGGCACGGCTTTCCTGATAAAGAAAATGCCGCTGCTGGGAACGGAAGAAGATTGA
- a CDS encoding non-ribosomal peptide synthetase, with translation MDIQVEKILAVSEGEQYVYDTSETWVDLFRKQAEKYPDGMAVADENGGMTYKELDEASDRVAKYLMDEGLKENTFVAIRMGRSKEFIAAALGVHKAGGAYVPLDLDYPAGRVTYMLEDSEAKMVITEKTVKQAVETCPPLAPQDYKQSPEGLAYMIYTSGSTGKPKGVMIQHKALVNFVHFIRERWHLTEKSRIACHSNFAFDASVEDLYPALTAGGCVYIVPEEARRDIFEMKKFIEKHGITGGCYTTRFGQMLAGDEPLNVDYIVLGGEAMTSTVKARGAVYNTYGPTEFTVDATYFELEKGKEYNPIPIGRPLFNCAAFILGEKQELLPLGEVGELCLSGPQLAKGYWKRPELTAEKFIDIKIADDDVRRVYRTGDLARYNEEGQLEFFGRIDFQVKLRGFRIELGEVESAALKYPGIIQVAAEVKHDTLCLYYTAETDIDEQAWKSAMEESLTDYMIPGCFIRLDKMPETPNGKLDRKALPEPVMERSVEYIAPRNELEQAIADCMKKALERDVKIGALDNFFEIGGDSIKAIRMVSFLRAQGILLKANDVLKHRVVEKIAQFAKYGAEEMQVSQEPIEGLVEDSGIFLFYKDLDYPESAYFNQSTLLEWKGKADLAVLQAAFDGITFQHDMLRTRFEQGHLFVKPAVAGEHGVTLEEYTLTDDTDKIKELCEDIQSHLVVDKALVRAALLHAGARDLFFITAHHTIVDGISWRILLEDLETAYGQALAKESVKLPEKTHTYQDYAQAMKEYRDSYALSLEIPYWQETVRKVLAMETSKGKDYSRHFAHLTVSMDKPGTDKMLAAKLSAYQLEINDLLLTAVGRSYRQTFGKDSLSLQLEGHGREYIGKELLTDRTIGWFTSIFPVVLEKLNGEAQHDLIRVKETLHRIPNKGVGYNVLAFVEGQHKLAWEKNLIPKMVFNYLGDVAGAEENRTYFAPDSKDGFSTGLDYQAVKNCDGPDLAVNCLIDGGCFNLYLDYNTGLYDEKTAQAFAQGILKEIGELTAHLDSVREPVVTASDLGETSWSEEEFNAVVEEFAARGEHIERIYPLTPLQEGMLLSHVMDPHDSAYRLVDIYALNFLPTEKELRLALDALAERHEVLRTAIIHEGVAVHRQAITDRKLGLSLVDISKEQDNFAAANKLREKMLHEGFDLQRKPLFQIICAKTSENTACLITAVHHIIVDGWCVGTYLKDFEHFLQMAREGIAQPEILSDKTGLYETMVRELIAKDRKAATKYFANLLEGYENQAEIPAYGKIAEHERYKDNRIIRHLDAGLIGQFEQMCRNAGATLSSGMELAWGMVLQTVCRLDDVVFGKVVSGRDNTSADVSDLVGLFINTVPVRLKAGKDSTAAELLQNLHEQSLEGNPFDFCPLADVQKAIGMSEGLVYSILSFENYGDDEDGLSMLKPMLVKEEHVGSYVGIDATALADGSIEVILSFDPQRYRKIEMERIFALMEHYIACMVEQPQRSLHSMPLLDKEQEAELIALSKGPTYVYDMSETWVDMFLKQVKERPEHTAVVDSTGKYTYGELEQVSNSIAAWLSEKGTKAGDFVALRMDRVKEFLAGVIAVEKLGAAYVPIDPTYPEDRIAYMLEDSAARAVLTEEAVAEAIAKYPKAESVNRAVPQGRAYMIYTSGSTGRPKGVVQSHRSLRAYVEWRLIDFAITEKSVHAVHPSFSFDASLEDLLCPIAAGAEIHILSEELRRNMEEMKDYIIEHGIVHASFSTQMGMAMLNQYPELPMRYMLMGGEKMLPCRKTDIQIVNGYGPTEFTVCSSCHWVDQEKDIDIPIGRPVPNTYSFICDAYGHLLPQGMAGELCLAGNQIADGYWNKPEITARSFVPCPFLKGEKMYRTGDLARYNEDGVLEYLGRIDHQVKLRGFRIELGEIENCASQYDGIEQVVAAVVKEQLVLYYTQTEGTKIDVEQFKHFLSGTLTEYMVPTVYIPLEVMPLTPNGKINRKILPVPDLQGQHVAYEAPTNEIEKKLCEVFAKVLGLEENSVGRNDDFYLLGGDSIKSMRVMATADIEGLSAKTIFKCKTARRIAEELSGQMLGNLQEYDEEARSKAIPATLAQMLMVDDQFMDVRSPMYNIPVFYRLNAKLDAEKLAKAVDEAVSHHPALNSVFTIDLDGEGEIRQHIEPGILPKTTVKDVTEEELEQLTQTLVQPFRIFNAPLFRSQIFRCGEKLYLFMDVHHMISDGTSQGVLLADIAKAYWGKPLARDYYYSYLRQEWEAQGTKEFDEAKAYFQNLLAGHDWCRIPTPDFETWETESLIEAEDGVVTVQQVDAAEKRRGYSRTVLAITAAMLALQEYCHKDEINVDYLNSNRTEKYLQNTVGLVFKMLPLAVDLQQYSSLEVLLQEVNRQVIESFANSICDYSAKENIAEEDAIVVNYVAQLGDASNMEGFEPTEVPLAGVDESMMGHADLYLQEKNGKVNIHIEYLAHAYAEGSIRKFLDIYIKHFKQLVNG, from the coding sequence ATGGATATACAAGTGGAAAAAATTTTGGCAGTGTCAGAAGGGGAGCAGTATGTTTATGATACTTCTGAGACTTGGGTGGATTTATTTCGCAAACAAGCAGAGAAATATCCTGACGGAATGGCCGTGGCTGATGAAAACGGCGGCATGACATATAAGGAACTGGATGAAGCATCTGACCGGGTGGCCAAGTATCTCATGGATGAGGGCCTTAAGGAAAATACCTTTGTGGCCATCCGCATGGGACGCTCCAAGGAATTCATCGCGGCTGCTCTGGGCGTGCATAAGGCAGGCGGGGCTTATGTTCCTCTTGACCTGGATTATCCGGCCGGCCGTGTGACCTATATGCTGGAAGATTCCGAGGCCAAGATGGTCATCACGGAAAAAACGGTAAAACAGGCCGTAGAAACGTGTCCGCCCCTTGCCCCACAGGATTATAAGCAATCCCCTGAGGGCCTTGCTTATATGATTTATACCTCCGGCTCCACGGGAAAGCCCAAAGGAGTCATGATACAGCACAAGGCGCTCGTAAACTTTGTCCACTTCATTCGGGAACGCTGGCATTTGACGGAAAAGAGCCGGATTGCCTGCCACTCGAATTTTGCTTTTGATGCTTCGGTGGAGGATTTGTATCCTGCCCTTACGGCTGGCGGCTGTGTCTATATTGTTCCCGAGGAAGCACGGCGGGACATCTTTGAAATGAAAAAGTTCATCGAAAAGCACGGTATCACCGGCGGCTGTTATACGACCCGTTTTGGCCAGATGCTGGCAGGAGATGAGCCGCTGAATGTGGACTACATTGTGCTGGGCGGCGAGGCCATGACGAGCACTGTCAAAGCGCGCGGTGCAGTTTACAACACCTATGGCCCCACGGAATTTACGGTGGATGCTACGTATTTTGAATTGGAGAAGGGGAAAGAATATAATCCCATCCCCATTGGCCGTCCGCTTTTCAATTGCGCGGCATTTATCTTAGGCGAAAAACAGGAACTGCTGCCGCTAGGGGAAGTGGGTGAACTCTGCCTGTCCGGCCCGCAGCTGGCCAAGGGCTATTGGAAGCGGCCGGAACTTACGGCGGAAAAATTCATTGACATCAAGATTGCGGATGATGATGTGCGGCGCGTCTATCGCACGGGGGATTTGGCCCGTTACAATGAGGAGGGCCAGCTGGAATTCTTCGGACGCATCGACTTTCAGGTGAAGCTGCGGGGGTTCCGCATCGAACTTGGGGAAGTGGAGAGTGCGGCGCTGAAATATCCAGGCATCATTCAGGTGGCAGCGGAAGTGAAGCACGATACCCTTTGCCTTTACTACACGGCGGAAACGGATATCGACGAACAGGCCTGGAAGTCTGCCATGGAAGAAAGCCTGACGGATTATATGATTCCCGGCTGCTTCATCCGTCTCGATAAGATGCCGGAAACGCCTAATGGTAAATTGGACCGCAAAGCCCTGCCGGAGCCTGTGATGGAGCGTTCTGTAGAGTACATCGCACCGCGTAATGAACTGGAGCAGGCGATAGCCGATTGCATGAAGAAGGCTTTGGAAAGAGATGTGAAGATTGGCGCGCTCGATAATTTCTTCGAGATTGGCGGCGACTCCATCAAGGCTATCCGTATGGTCAGCTTCCTGCGGGCACAGGGAATTTTGCTGAAGGCTAATGATGTATTAAAACACCGTGTGGTGGAAAAGATTGCCCAGTTTGCCAAATATGGCGCTGAAGAAATGCAGGTAAGTCAGGAGCCGATAGAAGGCTTGGTTGAGGATAGCGGCATCTTCCTCTTCTACAAGGACCTTGATTATCCGGAAAGTGCCTATTTCAATCAGTCCACCCTGTTGGAGTGGAAGGGCAAGGCCGATTTGGCAGTCTTGCAGGCGGCCTTTGATGGCATCACCTTCCAGCATGATATGCTCCGCACTAGGTTTGAGCAGGGCCATCTCTTTGTAAAGCCTGCAGTGGCCGGCGAACATGGCGTGACGCTGGAAGAGTATACACTAACTGATGATACCGACAAGATAAAGGAACTCTGCGAGGATATCCAGTCTCATCTGGTGGTGGACAAAGCGTTAGTGCGGGCGGCTCTCCTGCATGCAGGCGCAAGGGACCTCTTCTTCATTACGGCGCATCATACGATTGTGGACGGCATTTCCTGGCGTATCCTGCTGGAGGATTTGGAGACGGCTTATGGGCAGGCTTTGGCAAAAGAAAGCGTGAAGCTGCCGGAAAAGACGCATACTTATCAGGATTATGCCCAGGCTATGAAGGAGTATCGGGACAGCTATGCCCTGTCGCTGGAGATTCCCTATTGGCAGGAAACGGTTCGCAAGGTTCTGGCGATGGAGACCTCCAAGGGGAAAGACTACAGCCGTCATTTTGCGCACCTTACCGTCTCTATGGACAAGCCCGGGACAGACAAAATGCTCGCGGCAAAACTTTCCGCCTATCAGCTGGAAATTAATGACCTTTTGCTGACGGCTGTCGGCAGAAGCTATCGGCAGACTTTTGGCAAGGACTCCCTGTCTTTGCAGCTCGAAGGTCATGGCCGTGAATACATCGGCAAGGAACTTTTGACCGACCGCACCATTGGTTGGTTTACCTCCATCTTTCCTGTCGTGTTGGAAAAGCTGAATGGGGAAGCGCAGCATGACCTCATTCGGGTGAAGGAGACTCTGCATCGCATTCCCAACAAAGGTGTCGGCTATAATGTCCTCGCGTTTGTGGAGGGGCAGCATAAGCTCGCTTGGGAAAAGAATCTCATCCCGAAAATGGTGTTCAACTATCTCGGTGATGTGGCAGGTGCTGAGGAAAACAGAACGTATTTTGCCCCGGACAGCAAGGATGGTTTTTCCACGGGCTTGGACTATCAAGCGGTGAAGAATTGTGACGGCCCGGATTTGGCGGTTAACTGTCTGATTGACGGAGGGTGTTTCAACCTTTATTTGGATTATAATACGGGGCTGTATGATGAAAAAACAGCACAGGCCTTTGCACAGGGAATTCTGAAGGAGATTGGGGAACTGACAGCTCATCTGGACAGTGTCCGTGAACCTGTGGTCACGGCCTCGGATTTAGGGGAAACTTCCTGGAGCGAGGAAGAATTCAACGCTGTTGTGGAGGAATTCGCCGCACGAGGTGAGCATATCGAGCGGATTTATCCGTTGACGCCGCTGCAGGAAGGGATGCTGCTGTCCCATGTGATGGACCCCCATGATTCCGCCTATCGTCTGGTGGATATCTATGCCCTGAACTTCCTGCCCACGGAAAAAGAACTGCGTCTGGCTCTGGATGCACTGGCTGAGAGGCATGAAGTCCTGCGTACGGCCATCATCCATGAGGGGGTAGCGGTGCATCGCCAGGCCATCACAGACAGGAAACTTGGCCTTTCGCTGGTGGATATCAGCAAAGAGCAGGACAACTTTGCCGCCGCAAACAAGCTGCGGGAGAAAATGCTTCATGAGGGCTTTGACCTGCAGAGAAAACCTTTGTTCCAGATTATCTGTGCCAAAACTTCGGAGAATACTGCCTGCCTGATTACGGCAGTTCATCATATTATCGTCGATGGCTGGTGTGTAGGCACGTATCTGAAAGACTTCGAGCATTTCCTGCAGATGGCAAGAGAAGGTATAGCGCAGCCGGAGATTCTATCCGACAAGACTGGGCTTTATGAGACCATGGTCAGGGAACTCATCGCCAAGGATAGGAAAGCAGCTACAAAGTACTTTGCCAATCTCTTGGAGGGGTATGAGAATCAGGCGGAGATTCCTGCTTATGGCAAGATTGCCGAACATGAGCGGTATAAGGACAATCGGATTATCAGGCATCTGGATGCCGGGCTGATTGGGCAGTTTGAGCAGATGTGCCGCAATGCGGGCGCAACACTTTCCAGTGGTATGGAACTGGCCTGGGGGATGGTGCTGCAGACCGTCTGCCGTCTGGATGATGTGGTGTTTGGCAAGGTGGTTTCCGGCAGGGATAATACCTCCGCCGATGTGTCCGACCTGGTCGGCCTGTTCATCAATACGGTTCCCGTACGGCTCAAGGCGGGCAAGGATTCTACCGCGGCAGAACTTCTGCAGAATCTTCATGAACAGTCTCTGGAGGGCAATCCGTTTGATTTCTGTCCGCTGGCTGATGTACAAAAAGCGATTGGCATGTCCGAGGGCTTGGTCTATTCCATTCTCTCTTTTGAAAACTACGGGGATGATGAGGATGGTTTGTCCATGCTGAAGCCCATGCTCGTCAAGGAAGAGCATGTGGGCAGTTATGTCGGCATTGATGCAACGGCGTTGGCCGATGGTAGCATCGAGGTGATTCTGTCCTTCGACCCGCAGCGTTACCGCAAGATTGAGATGGAACGCATCTTTGCCCTTATGGAACATTACATTGCCTGCATGGTGGAGCAGCCTCAACGTTCACTTCATTCCATGCCGCTTTTAGACAAGGAACAGGAAGCGGAGCTTATAGCTCTGTCCAAAGGGCCGACCTATGTGTATGATATGTCCGAAACATGGGTGGATATGTTCCTCAAGCAGGTGAAAGAAAGACCGGAACATACGGCCGTTGTGGACAGCACAGGAAAGTATACCTACGGGGAATTGGAGCAGGTGTCCAACAGCATAGCAGCCTGGCTGAGTGAAAAGGGGACAAAAGCGGGCGACTTTGTAGCTCTGCGCATGGACCGTGTGAAGGAATTCCTGGCCGGCGTGATTGCTGTGGAAAAACTCGGGGCAGCTTATGTGCCCATCGACCCGACATATCCGGAGGACCGTATTGCTTACATGCTCGAGGACTCGGCTGCGCGGGCTGTTTTGACCGAAGAAGCGGTGGCGGAGGCCATAGCAAAATATCCAAAGGCAGAGTCGGTTAACCGCGCAGTGCCGCAGGGGCGCGCCTATATGATTTATACTTCCGGCTCCACGGGACGTCCCAAGGGAGTCGTGCAGAGTCACCGTTCCCTGCGTGCCTATGTGGAATGGCGGTTGATTGATTTTGCTATCACCGAAAAGAGCGTTCATGCTGTGCATCCGAGTTTTTCCTTTGATGCATCTTTGGAGGATTTGCTCTGTCCAATCGCCGCTGGGGCTGAAATTCATATCCTGTCGGAGGAATTGCGCCGCAATATGGAGGAGATGAAGGACTACATCATCGAGCATGGCATCGTCCATGCCTCGTTTTCCACGCAGATGGGCATGGCTATGCTTAATCAGTATCCGGAACTGCCCATGCGTTATATGTTGATGGGCGGTGAAAAGATGCTGCCCTGCAGAAAGACGGATATCCAGATTGTCAATGGCTATGGCCCCACGGAATTCACCGTTTGTTCGTCCTGCCACTGGGTAGACCAGGAAAAAGACATCGATATTCCCATCGGCCGTCCCGTGCCCAACACTTATTCCTTTATCTGTGACGCCTATGGCCATCTGCTGCCACAGGGCATGGCAGGCGAACTGTGTCTGGCCGGAAACCAGATTGCGGATGGCTACTGGAACAAGCCGGAAATCACGGCCAGAAGCTTTGTGCCTTGTCCTTTCCTGAAGGGTGAGAAGATGTACCGCACAGGCGATTTGGCTCGCTACAATGAAGACGGGGTTCTGGAATATTTAGGCCGCATAGACCATCAGGTCAAACTGCGCGGCTTCCGCATTGAACTCGGTGAGATTGAGAACTGCGCCAGCCAGTATGATGGCATTGAACAGGTCGTGGCAGCTGTGGTAAAGGAGCAGCTTGTCCTTTATTACACGCAGACAGAGGGTACCAAGATAGATGTAGAACAGTTTAAGCACTTCCTGTCTGGGACACTTACGGAATATATGGTGCCAACCGTCTATATACCGCTTGAAGTCATGCCCCTGACGCCCAATGGCAAAATCAACCGCAAAATCCTGCCTGTGCCGGACTTGCAGGGCCAGCACGTTGCCTATGAGGCACCGACCAACGAAATAGAGAAAAAACTCTGTGAAGTCTTTGCCAAAGTCTTAGGCTTGGAAGAAAACAGTGTGGGTAGAAATGATGATTTCTATCTTTTGGGCGGTGACTCTATAAAATCCATGCGGGTCATGGCAACGGCGGATATTGAAGGATTGAGTGCCAAGACCATCTTCAAGTGTAAGACAGCACGGCGTATTGCAGAAGAACTTTCCGGACAGATGCTCGGGAATCTGCAGGAATACGATGAAGAGGCGCGGAGCAAGGCCATCCCGGCAACACTGGCGCAGATGTTGATGGTGGATGACCAATTCATGGACGTACGTTCGCCTATGTACAATATTCCCGTGTTCTATCGTCTGAATGCAAAACTGGATGCAGAAAAGCTGGCCAAGGCGGTGGATGAGGCGGTAAGCCATCATCCCGCCCTCAACTCCGTGTTTACCATAGATTTGGATGGGGAAGGGGAAATCAGACAGCATATAGAGCCGGGAATTCTGCCAAAAACGACTGTTAAGGATGTTACAGAAGAGGAACTGGAACAGCTTACCCAAACGCTGGTGCAGCCGTTCCGTATCTTCAATGCACCGCTTTTCCGCTCACAGATTTTCCGCTGCGGTGAAAAGTTGTATCTCTTCATGGATGTACATCACATGATTTCTGATGGCACTTCGCAGGGCGTATTGCTGGCAGATATTGCCAAGGCCTATTGGGGAAAACCACTGGCGCGCGATTACTATTACAGCTATCTGCGGCAGGAATGGGAAGCCCAGGGAACCAAGGAATTTGATGAGGCCAAGGCCTATTTCCAGAATCTCCTGGCCGGTCATGACTGGTGCAGGATTCCTACCCCGGATTTCGAGACATGGGAGACGGAATCGCTTATAGAGGCAGAGGATGGCGTCGTGACCGTTCAGCAGGTGGACGCGGCAGAAAAACGCCGGGGCTATTCCCGTACTGTTTTGGCCATTACGGCAGCCATGCTCGCCCTGCAGGAATACTGTCATAAGGACGAAATCAATGTCGATTATCTAAACAGCAACCGTACGGAAAAATACCTGCAGAATACGGTAGGACTGGTCTTCAAGATGCTGCCTCTGGCTGTGGATTTGCAGCAATATTCTTCCCTGGAAGTGTTGCTGCAGGAAGTGAACCGTCAGGTCATTGAGAGTTTTGCCAACAGTATTTGCGACTATAGCGCCAAGGAAAACATCGCCGAGGAAGATGCCATCGTGGTCAATTACGTTGCCCAGTTGGGTGATGCCTCCAATATGGAAGGCTTTGAACCGACGGAAGTTCCTTTGGCCGGTGTGGATGAATCCATGATGGGACATGCCGATCTCTATCTGCAGGAGAAAAACGGCAAGGTCAATATCCATATCGAGTATTTGGCCCATGCTTATGCTGAGGGCAGTATCCGGAAATTCCTGGATATCTACATCAAGCATTTCAAACAGTTGGTAAATGGATGA
- a CDS encoding aminopeptidase, producing the protein MSDEKKDSLWSQYSDAEKQELEALNKGYREFLTTCKTERESVKEAVKQAEAAGYRNLTDIIKSGEKLTAGAKVYAVNMEKALVLFNIGTEPLEQGMNILGAHIDTCRLDVKQNPLYEDGGLAYLDTHYYGGIKKYQWVTIPLAMHGVVAKKDGSVVEICIGEDENDPVFCVTDLLIHLSQEQMKKNAAKVIEGESLDILVGNYPLKKDDKESVKDGVLQLIKDKYGLEEADFQSAELCLVPAGKARELGFDRSMTLAYGQDDRVCSYTSLRAMLDMKDVKRTACCLLVDKEEIGSVGATGMQSRFFENTVAEVMNACGAYSELGLRRLLANCKMLSSDVSSAYDALYVGSYDKKNVAYLGKGMVFNKFTGARGKSGSNDANAEYLGELRAMMDKHNVHYQLAELGKVDLGGGGTIAYIMSLYGMQVIDSGVGVMSMHAPWEVTSKIDVYEVKKGYMAFLQEA; encoded by the coding sequence ATGAGCGACGAAAAAAAAGACTCCCTCTGGAGCCAGTACAGCGATGCAGAAAAACAGGAATTAGAAGCCCTGAATAAAGGCTATCGGGAATTTTTGACCACCTGCAAGACCGAGCGGGAAAGTGTCAAAGAGGCGGTAAAGCAGGCGGAAGCTGCTGGCTACCGCAATCTGACGGACATCATCAAAAGCGGCGAAAAACTCACGGCAGGCGCCAAGGTCTATGCCGTCAATATGGAAAAGGCACTGGTCCTCTTCAATATCGGTACGGAACCGCTGGAACAGGGCATGAATATCTTAGGTGCCCATATCGACACCTGCCGTCTGGATGTCAAGCAGAATCCGCTCTATGAAGATGGCGGCCTGGCTTACCTGGATACGCATTATTACGGTGGCATCAAAAAGTATCAGTGGGTGACGATTCCGCTCGCTATGCATGGTGTCGTAGCGAAAAAAGACGGCTCTGTGGTGGAAATCTGCATTGGTGAAGACGAAAACGACCCGGTATTCTGCGTCACGGATTTGCTCATCCATCTTTCGCAGGAACAGATGAAGAAAAATGCCGCTAAGGTTATTGAAGGGGAAAGCCTCGATATTCTCGTGGGCAATTACCCGCTGAAAAAGGACGATAAGGAAAGTGTCAAAGACGGCGTCCTGCAGTTGATTAAGGATAAATACGGTTTGGAAGAAGCCGACTTCCAGTCCGCAGAACTCTGCCTAGTGCCGGCAGGCAAAGCCAGAGAACTCGGCTTTGACCGCAGCATGACTTTGGCTTATGGACAGGATGACCGTGTATGCTCTTATACTTCCCTGCGGGCAATGCTCGATATGAAAGATGTTAAGCGCACGGCTTGCTGCTTACTTGTAGACAAGGAAGAAATCGGCAGCGTCGGTGCTACGGGCATGCAGTCCCGCTTCTTTGAGAACACGGTAGCAGAGGTTATGAATGCCTGCGGTGCATACAGCGAATTGGGCCTGCGCCGTCTGCTTGCCAACTGCAAGATGCTCTCCTCGGATGTATCCAGTGCTTATGATGCGCTCTATGTCGGCTCTTACGACAAGAAGAACGTGGCCTACTTGGGCAAGGGCATGGTGTTCAACAAGTTCACCGGTGCCCGTGGCAAATCCGGCTCCAACGATGCCAATGCGGAATACCTCGGTGAACTGCGCGCCATGATGGACAAGCACAATGTCCATTACCAGCTGGCAGAACTCGGCAAGGTTGACCTGGGCGGCGGCGGCACTATCGCCTACATCATGAGCCTCTATGGCATGCAGGTTATTGACAGTGGCGTGGGTGTAATGAGTATGCATGCACCTTGGGAAGTGACCAGCAAGATTGACGTATACGAAGTGAAGAAAGGCTATATGGCCTTCCTGCAGGAAGCATAA
- the dusB gene encoding tRNA dihydrouridine synthase DusB produces MQIGKFTFNEPVFLAPMAGVTDTAYRIIAHDMGCPLCYAEMVSSQGIHFRNERTLTMLESEPGERPLAMQIFANTPEMAAEAAKYVEDLGTADILDFNMGCPAPKIVKNGEGSALMRDPDKAYAILSAIRKAVKMPFTVKMRKGWDDEHVNVLEIAKIAEAAGVDAIAVHGRTREQFYSGKADWDIIAEVKKTVKVPVIANGDVRTCQDLQKILDETSADGVMIGRGAQGNPWIFKQLTHFLRTGEILPKPTMQERAEVIIRHLDLLLKYKGDYIGPREMRKHATWYTRGITHGAILRDKFNKAEKREDFIHIINEYLLKA; encoded by the coding sequence ATGCAGATAGGAAAGTTTACATTCAACGAGCCGGTATTTTTGGCGCCCATGGCGGGCGTTACGGACACGGCTTACCGCATTATCGCCCACGATATGGGCTGTCCGCTCTGCTATGCGGAAATGGTTAGCTCGCAGGGCATTCACTTCCGCAATGAGCGCACGCTGACTATGTTGGAGTCGGAGCCGGGTGAACGCCCCTTGGCCATGCAGATTTTTGCCAACACGCCGGAAATGGCGGCGGAAGCGGCAAAATACGTGGAAGATTTGGGCACGGCGGATATTCTGGACTTCAATATGGGCTGTCCTGCACCGAAAATCGTCAAGAATGGCGAAGGCTCGGCGCTGATGCGTGACCCGGATAAGGCCTATGCTATTCTCTCGGCCATCCGCAAGGCGGTGAAAATGCCCTTTACGGTGAAGATGCGCAAGGGTTGGGATGATGAACACGTCAATGTGCTGGAAATTGCCAAAATCGCTGAAGCGGCAGGCGTTGATGCCATCGCCGTTCATGGCCGTACCCGTGAACAGTTTTATAGCGGCAAGGCGGACTGGGATATCATCGCTGAGGTCAAAAAGACGGTCAAGGTGCCGGTCATTGCCAATGGCGATGTGCGCACCTGTCAGGATTTGCAAAAGATTCTTGACGAAACCTCCGCAGACGGTGTGATGATTGGCCGCGGCGCGCAGGGCAATCCCTGGATTTTCAAACAGCTCACCCATTTCCTGCGCACGGGCGAAATTCTGCCCAAACCGACCATGCAGGAGCGGGCGGAGGTCATTATCCGCCATCTGGACCTGCTCCTAAAATACAAGGGCGATTATATCGGCCCGCGGGAAATGCGCAAGCATGCCACCTGGTATACGCGCGGCATAACTCACGGCGCCATTCTCCGCGATAAATTCAACAAGGCTGAAAAACGCGAAGACTTTATCCATATCATCAACGAATATCTGCTGAAAGCATAA